Genomic DNA from Candidatus Thermoplasmatota archaeon:
TGGGTTGCAGGACTTACAAGAGGTGGTTTTAGAGGTAAGTATGCTGGCACTGTAGGCGAAATAGATATGTTCGAGTTGATGAAAGCTGCTTTAAGGCAAAGACCTCAATACATTATTGTAGGAGAAGTTAGAGGCAAAGAAGCTTATATTATATTCCAGGCAATGGCTACAGGCAAAGCCACCTATTCCACAATACATGCAGATTCTGTACAAGCCATTGTCCATAGGTTAGAGAATCCGCCTATATCGCTACCTAGAATTTTAGTGTCAGCTCTTAATATTGTGCTGCTTCAAGCGCAAGTTAAAATAGGCGATAAGCTATGTAGAAAAGTTACTAGAATAGCAGAAATTGTAGGTATAGACCCAGATACTAAAGAGCTTATTACAAACACTATTTTCGAATGGGAGCCTGGGAAAGATAATTTTAAGTATCTAGGCTATTCTAAACTATTAGATAAAATTGCGTATCTTAGAGATATTAGTTCAGAAGAAGTAAGAGAAGAGCTCGCACGCAGAGCCGAAATAATCAGATGGACTGTAGAAAAAAATATCTCTAACTATAGAGAAATTGCATCCATTGTAAACGCCTATTACAAAGATCCTGACGCAGTAATAAAAAAGGTAAGAGAAGAGCTTTATGGAAAGCGCTAAGAAAGCCAAGCTTATAAAGGTAAAAGTTACAAAAGAGCATAAAATAGGGCCTACAAAATATCAGCTGCTATGCTACCGTACGCTTGGCAAATATGCTAAGAAGCTTGCTAAGCCTGAACTTGAGAAACAGCTTATTCAAGCCCATTTCAAAATATTACCTGAGGAATACACAGCATATGCGTTAATGAGCTCTATACTTTCTGCACTTGCAGGTGTAGCTCTGAGCTTAATAATAGTTGTACTGGCTTCCAGCCTTAAAATAGCTCTACTAACGACAGTACTTATTCCACTATCCATTATGCTGCCTTTTATTATTTTTGCAGGTACTTATACACTTCTTATGAGCGCTCCTAAATCGAAGGCAAAATCAAGAGCTAAAGATATGAATCGCAAACTACCTTATGCAATGAATTTTATTTCTGCAATGGCTAGCGCCGATGTTAATATCGATGTGATTTTCAGAGAGCTTGCTAAAGAAAAAATCTATGGCGAAATTGCAAAAGAATCTGCATGGATAACTCGTGATGTTGACCTTTTGGGTAAGGATATAGTCACTGCCTTAAGAAGTGCAAACGAGAGATCGCCTTCAATAATGTTCCAGGACTTCTTGCAAGGGTTGATAACCACAGTAACTTCAGGAGGTAGATTGAAACCTTATTTCGTACTCAAAGCAGACCAATATATGAAGCAGCATAGGATGGAGCAGAAAAAATTCCAGCACACTTTAGGAATTTTAGCAGAAAGTTTCGTTACCGTTGTTGTAGCTGCACCTCTCTTTTTAATTGTAATGATGTCTATGATGGCTCTAACTGGTGGAGGTGCAGGGGCAGGTAAAACAACCACAATGTTCCTCTATATAATAGTGTATTTCATGATACCAATTTCGCAATTCCTGTTTATATTTATAATCAAGACAATGACGCCGGAAGTTGGTTAAAAAATGGCGAAAAAGAGCAAGTTAAAAATAAGCGAAAAACACGTGAAATTTACTATATCAGGAAGCTCAATTAGCTCAGCAATTGTGTTAATAATATTAGCAATACTCAAATACCAAAATAGAATAGAATTTGGATCGATGCTCGAGTTTATTATTTCTGCAATTCTACTAATAGCAGGTCCTTATCCTTTCTATTTGCATATAAAAAGAAAAAGAATAGATAAAATTGAAGATAGGCTTTCTGACTTTTTACGCGATTTAGCAGAATCGGGTAGGTTTGGTATGACTTTAGCAGATAGTATAAGAAAAGCTTCTAGAGGCGATTATGGAAAGTTAACTCCTGAAATCAAAAAAATGGCTGCCCATATAGATTGGGGCGTGCCTGCCGAAGAAGCTTTAGAGCTTTTTGCTAAACGCGTGAACACTCCTTTAGTTAATAGAGCAATGGCTATAGTAATGAAAGCAAGCAGAGCCGGAGGCGATATTTCAGATGTGCTCGGTGTAGCGGCTGCTAATATAAAAGATATTCAACTGCTGCAACAGGAGCGAAAAGTAGAAATGGGCAGCTATGTTGCAGTTATCTATACTGCATTTTTCGTATTCCTCGCTGTAGTAATAATTTTAAATGCTGTTTTTCTACCTGCAATGGCTCAACATAGTGTTGCAGCTGGAGCAGAGGGCGCTGTTGCAGCGAAACCTGAGCTGGATTTGGAAGAATTGAAGATGATATATTTAGGAGGAGCGATAACGCAAGGGATAGGTGACGGAATACTTATAGGTATAATCGATACAGGGAGAGTTGCAAGTGGCTTAAGGCATAGTTTTATAATGGTACTGCTCGGATTTATTGTAATGAGAATGTTCGTGCTAGTGTAAAAGGTGCAAGCAAACATTTAAATACAAATTACACTATTCACCCACTTTAGAGATACAGAAAAACTCAGTAAAAATAGGGGTAGAAAGTGAAAAAATGGAGGAGTCTCTTTGCAGTATTGAGATACTTAAAAGAGGCAGTGCATTTGTAGCAAAAGTACAGTCTCAATTAGGCGGTCAGCGAGAGTTTAAAGGCAATGGCTTCGAGGACGTGCTAGAGCAGCTGGTTATAGAGCTGCAAGAAGAATTTGCTAGCGTTTAGCATTTTCCTGCTCTGCAACTACGCTTGAAGGCTTATCCACATCTTGCTTAGCTTCTTTTTTAATATATTCTTCAATAAAACTTATTTTGGTTAATCCCACAAACTCTCTCAGAGCAGATATAATTTTATATTTTGTAACAAGCCAGTGTGTATCGTACTTACAAACATCCGGGAGTTTAATAGTTGCATCTTTGCTCTCAGATATAGAAATATCGAAATCTTTTGCATTACCATAATAAGCTTCAATAAGAGCTTGCGCTTTTTCTAGCTCAGTTTCCGCTTTCTTAATAATTTTATATCTGTATTTTATTGTCTTACCTGCGTATTTATGATTGAAATCAACTCTAACTCTTCCTGCAGTTACCGCTGTAACCAACCCCACTTTGCCTTTGATAGAGACTTCCATCCCTACTTTAGGCTCAAGCTTCTGGCGCTTAAACTCGTGAATTGAAAATATTTCTACAAGTCTTGCTTCTCTTTCACCGTAAGCTTGTGCAGGTAACAGCTCTAGCTCGTAATCTTTTCCTAACTCTGCATTAGCTAGTACTTCGTCAATTCCTTTAACAACCTCGCCGGCACCAACAACAACAGGTATTGCTCCGTAGCGCTTCTTTTCATGCCATATATTCTCAGCCTTTGCAAGCTCTTCGTTGGTAGTCTCGACTAATCTATTATTTTCTTTTAGCCACATATCGTATTCCAAATAGACAATATCGCCTTTCCGCATAGCGCAATAGAAATAGTACTAGAGATATAAAGAATTATTTATCTGCATGCGCATTTCAGTTATTAATGCTACGCATAGATCCTTGGTCATCAACTCAGTATAAGGATTATATTAGGCTCAGAGAAGAATTTGGTATTCAGGAATTTAATTTCGAGCTCACTAAAGCGCCTAAATTATTTAGAAGGAAAGTTATTTTAGGGCATCGTGGATTTGAAAGTGTCTACAAAGCTATAAAAAAAAATAAGAAATTTATTGTACTTACAGGATTAATGCCTAGCGGTAAAATGCATCTAGGCCATAAAATGACAATTGATCAGGTAATTTACTATCAGAGTTTAGGTGCGGATGTCTTTATTGCAATTGCAGATATAGAGGCTTATGCTACTAGAGGAGTTAAATTTGAGCAGGCACGTGAGATTGCTATTACAGAGTATTTATTAAATTACATTGCGCTAGGGCTCAAACCGTGTCAAGTCTATTTCCAAACTAAGCGCAAAGAGGTTCTCGAGCTTGCTTATCAGCTAGCGCTAAAAACCAATCTTTCTGAGATGAAAAGTATATACGGTTTTGATGATTCAACTAATATGTGCCACATATTTGCCCCGTTAGTGCAAGCTGGCGATATTCTGCATGTACAGCTCCACAAATATTGCTCGCCTCATCCCACAATAGTGCCTGTAGGAGTAGATCAAGACCCTCATATAAGGTTTACACGCGACCTTGTAGATGCTCATAGGCTATTCGGCGTTATTCAGACGAAAGACAAAAAGATAGGCTTGTTCTTGAAGACAGAAGAAGGGGTTCAAGAGCTTTTGAAGGCATGCGAAGAGCAATTATATAAGCTAGGATATAAGGAGCTGAAAAAAATACCAGAGTACAAAGCAATTTATATTCAAGATGCTAAAGAGGAAGAGCTTTTAGAGCTTAATGAGGCTTTGCTCAATATAGAGCTAGAGTTTAAAGGGTATGGCTTCTATTCACCTGCAGCCACATACCATAGATTGATTACAGGACTCACAGGCGATAAAATGTCTTCTTCAAAACCAGAAAGCGCTATATTTTTAAATGATACTGTTGAGGAGGCTTGCGCAAAAGTAAAGAATGCAAAGACTGGCGGAGCAGTCTCGCTTAAAGAGCAGTATATGCATGGAGGCAAACCTGAAGATTGCACGGTATTTGAGCTTTTACTATATCATTTAATAGAAGATGACAAAGAGCTTGAAGAAATTTATAAGAGCTGTAAAGAAGGCAAACTTGGCTGCGGTAAATGTAAAGAATATGCAATGCAACTTACTAAAGAATTTCTTTTAGAGCTACAGGATAAGCGTGCGCAGAGCAAAAATAAGATAAAAGAATATTTAGT
This window encodes:
- a CDS encoding tryptophan--tRNA ligase; translated protein: MLRIDPWSSTQYKDYIRLREEFGIQEFNFELTKAPKLFRRKVILGHRGFESVYKAIKKNKKFIVLTGLMPSGKMHLGHKMTIDQVIYYQSLGADVFIAIADIEAYATRGVKFEQAREIAITEYLLNYIALGLKPCQVYFQTKRKEVLELAYQLALKTNLSEMKSIYGFDDSTNMCHIFAPLVQAGDILHVQLHKYCSPHPTIVPVGVDQDPHIRFTRDLVDAHRLFGVIQTKDKKIGLFLKTEEGVQELLKACEEQLYKLGYKELKKIPEYKAIYIQDAKEEELLELNEALLNIELEFKGYGFYSPAATYHRLITGLTGDKMSSSKPESAIFLNDTVEEACAKVKNAKTGGAVSLKEQYMHGGKPEDCTVFELLLYHLIEDDKELEEIYKSCKEGKLGCGKCKEYAMQLTKEFLLELQDKRAQSKNKIKEYLVDN
- a CDS encoding peptidylprolyl isomerase; amino-acid sequence: MRKGDIVYLEYDMWLKENNRLVETTNEELAKAENIWHEKKRYGAIPVVVGAGEVVKGIDEVLANAELGKDYELELLPAQAYGEREARLVEIFSIHEFKRQKLEPKVGMEVSIKGKVGLVTAVTAGRVRVDFNHKYAGKTIKYRYKIIKKAETELEKAQALIEAYYGNAKDFDISISESKDATIKLPDVCKYDTHWLVTKYKIISALREFVGLTKISFIEEYIKKEAKQDVDKPSSVVAEQENAKR
- a CDS encoding type II secretion system F family protein, yielding MESAKKAKLIKVKVTKEHKIGPTKYQLLCYRTLGKYAKKLAKPELEKQLIQAHFKILPEEYTAYALMSSILSALAGVALSLIIVVLASSLKIALLTTVLIPLSIMLPFIIFAGTYTLLMSAPKSKAKSRAKDMNRKLPYAMNFISAMASADVNIDVIFRELAKEKIYGEIAKESAWITRDVDLLGKDIVTALRSANERSPSIMFQDFLQGLITTVTSGGRLKPYFVLKADQYMKQHRMEQKKFQHTLGILAESFVTVVVAAPLFLIVMMSMMALTGGGAGAGKTTTMFLYIIVYFMIPISQFLFIFIIKTMTPEVG
- a CDS encoding type II secretion system F family protein, with amino-acid sequence MAKKSKLKISEKHVKFTISGSSISSAIVLIILAILKYQNRIEFGSMLEFIISAILLIAGPYPFYLHIKRKRIDKIEDRLSDFLRDLAESGRFGMTLADSIRKASRGDYGKLTPEIKKMAAHIDWGVPAEEALELFAKRVNTPLVNRAMAIVMKASRAGGDISDVLGVAAANIKDIQLLQQERKVEMGSYVAVIYTAFFVFLAVVIILNAVFLPAMAQHSVAAGAEGAVAAKPELDLEELKMIYLGGAITQGIGDGILIGIIDTGRVASGLRHSFIMVLLGFIVMRMFVLV